One stretch of Miscanthus floridulus cultivar M001 chromosome 18, ASM1932011v1, whole genome shotgun sequence DNA includes these proteins:
- the LOC136521160 gene encoding uncharacterized protein isoform X2, translating to MVGLSEGEKHFIRGGIAQDLRTDGRKRLQFRALSVQTGVIPQANGSARVRLGATEIIASVKAELGKPSILHPDKGKVSIFVDCSPTAEPMFEGRGSEELSAELSVSLQRCLLGGKSGAGAAIDLSSLIVVEGKVCWDLYIDGLVVSSDGNLLDALAAAIKVALSDTGIPKVNVSVNAASDEEPEVDVSDEEFLQFDTSSVPVIITLTKVGRHYIVDANSEEESQMSSAVSVSVNRHGQICGLTKRGGAGLDPSVIFDMISVAKHVSQQFISLLDSEIAAAEAEEAEC from the exons ATGGTGGGTCTCTCTGAAGGGGAGAAGCACTTCATCCGCGGCGGCATTGCGCAGGACCTTCGCACTGATGGACGTAAGCGACTACAGTTCCGGGCCCTCTCCGTCCAAACTGGAGTCATTCCACAG GCGAATGGCTCAGCGCGTGTTAGATTGGGGGCCACTGAAATAATTGCTAGCGTCAAG GCTGAACTTGGAAAACCAAGCATTCTTCACCCTGACAAAGGAAAAGTTTCCATTTTTGTTGACTGTAGTCCAACCGCTGAGCCTATGTTTGAG ggtagaGGTTCTGAAGAATTGTCTGCTGAGCTCTCTGTTTCCCTGCAAAGATGCTTGCTGGGTGGTAAAAGTGGTGCTG GTGCTGCAATTGATCTGTCGTCCCTAATTGTTGTTGAGGGAAAGGTCTGCTGGGATCTGTACATTGATGGGCTTGTGGTCAGTTCTGATGGTAATTTGCTAGATGCGCTAGCTGCTGCGATAAAG GTTGCTTTGAGTGATACAGGTATACCAAAAGTTAATGTTTCTGTTAATGCTGCATCTGACGAGGAGCCTGAAGTTGATGTAAGCGATGAGGAATTTCTGCAGTTCGACACCTCCAGTGTGCCTGTTATTATTACATTAACCAAG GTGGGTCGGCACTACATCGTTGACGCCAACTCAGAGGAAGAATCCCAGATGAGTTCAGCAGTGTCGGTATCAGTCAACAGGCATGGCCAGATATGCGGGCTTACCAAGAGGGGAGGTGCAGGGCTGGACCCAAGCGTCATCTTCGATATGATATCTGTCGCCAAGCATGTCAGCCAGCAGTTCATCTCTCTCTTGGATTCAGAGATTGCTGCTGCCGAAGCTGAAGAGGCTGAGTGTTGA
- the LOC136520927 gene encoding uncharacterized protein At2g02148 isoform X1 → MNGSYTSSISLHDVSVDDGQSALDNSSRASSPFDILTPQDVIPIETARSRFLDLVVDYFICEHVIEMVECSGSDCSQVDGKSNKRKQQEVRYEGDPRVALPLMYIANLYETLVSDVNVRLAALIGFHEKTIGLALEASGGLYRKLTQRFPKRGHCSFKRRELATSHATRTKFPELVVQEEKRVRFVVINGLAIVERPENMRMEDAEWFKRLTGRSEVAICSRDYKFYSPRHKIRRSPQAAFDIPDTSALAEDENSSLVCSSGFRSPNEIQNQHQSTSKRPIEHLENQPFLHLFHQAEDESMQQVQHCTQFPPIHQCTSTPHLLVSDNPQHQQQAYLSQHISCLQVGQGHLGGRMHIIPTSPAKFCDECGSPYLRATSKFCSECGTKRLGM, encoded by the exons ATGAATGGATCATATACTAGCTCGATAAGCCTCCATGATGTCAGTGTCGACGATGGACAGTCCGCTCTTGATAACAGCAGCAGAGCTTCTAGTCCTTTTGATATCCTGACTCCTCAAG ATGTTATCCCTATTGAAACGGCAAGGTCTAGATTCTTGGACCTCGTTGTTGATTATTTTATATGTGAGCATGTTATTGAGATGGTGGAATGCTCTGGCTCCGACTGCAGCCAGGTGGATGGTAAATCAAACAAGAGAAAGCAGCAGGAGGTTCGATATGAGGGTGACCCAAGGGTTGCTTTGCCATTGATGTATATAGCAAACTTGTACGAAACCTTGGTGAGTGATGTCAATGTGCGTCTTGCGGCGTTGATTGGGTTCCATGAGAAAACTATAGGTCTAGCTCTTGAAGCTTCAGGTGGCTTGTACAGGAAACTGACTCAGAGGTTCCCAAAGAGAG GCCACTGCAGCTTCAAGAGGAGGGAGTTAGCAACTTCTCATGCAACTAGGACAAAGTTTCCTGAACTTGTGGTACAAGAAGAAAAACGAGTTCGTTTTGTTGTAATTAATGGATTGGCGATCGTAGAGAGGCCAGAAAATATGAGAATGGAAGATGCGGAATG GTTCAAAAGATTGACTGGTCGAAGTGAAGTTGCTATTTGCTCAAGAGATTATAAATTCTATTCACCCCGGCATAAGATCAGGCGCTCCCCGCAGGCAGCATTTGACATCCCTGATACAAGT GCTTTGGCGGAGGATGAGAACTCTTCATTGGTTTGTTCTTCAGGATTCCGCTCACCAAATGAG ATACAAAATCAGCATCAGTCAACATCAAAGAGACCTATCGAACATCTAGAAAATCAaccttttttacaccttttccatCAAGCAGAGGATGAGAGCATGCAGCAAGTTCAACATTGTACTCAGTTCCCACCCATTCACCAATGTACGAGCACTCCACATCTGTTAGTATCAGATAATCCCCAACACCAGCAGCAGGCTTATTTATCTCAGCATATATCTTGCTTGCAAGTTGGGCAAGGTCATCTTGGAGGACGCATGCATATTATT CCAACCAGCCCGGCGAAGTTCTGCGATGAGTGTGGCTCCCCATATTTAAGGGCGACATCGAAGTTCTGCTCAGAGTGTGGTACCAAGAGGCTAGGGATGTGA
- the LOC136521161 gene encoding putative 4-hydroxy-4-methyl-2-oxoglutarate aldolase 2, with translation MAALPLATAEVCDANPHLIMNGELRALQPIFQIYGRRQVFAGPIVTLKVYEDNVLIREFLEEKGQGRVLVVDGGGSMRCAILGGNPVQQAQNNGWAGILVNGCIRDVDEINGCDIGVRALSSHPMKANKKGMGEKHVPVNIAGTRICDGEWLYADTDGILVSRTELIV, from the coding sequence ATGGCTGCCTTGCCGTTGGCCACCGCTGAAGTATGCGATGCTAATCCTCATCTGATTATGAACGGCGAGCTCCGTGCTCTCCAGCCCATCTTCCAAATCTACGGAAGGCGCCAGGTTTTTGCCGGCCCTATTGTCACACTGAAGGTGTACGAGGACAATGTTCTGATCCGCGAGTTCCTTGAGGAGAAAGGCCAGGGGAGGGTCCTTGTGGTTGATGGTGGTGGGAGCATGCGCTGTGCCATTCTTGGTGGCAACCCCGTCCAGCAGGCACAGAACAATGGGTGGGCTGGTATTCTGGTCAACGGCTGCATCAGGGATGTCGATGAGATCAATGGCTGCGACATTGGTGTCCGAGCTCTGAGCTCGCACCCTATGAAGGCAAACAAGAAGGGAATGGGGGAGAAGCATGTCCCCGTCAACATTGCTGGAACCAGGATTTGTGACGGCGAGTGGCTCTACGCCGATACGGATGGCATTCTTGTCTCAAGGACGGAACTGATCGTGTAG
- the LOC136521160 gene encoding uncharacterized protein isoform X1: MRSSSHEFSRPNLTMVGLSEGEKHFIRGGIAQDLRTDGRKRLQFRALSVQTGVIPQANGSARVRLGATEIIASVKAELGKPSILHPDKGKVSIFVDCSPTAEPMFEGRGSEELSAELSVSLQRCLLGGKSGAGAAIDLSSLIVVEGKVCWDLYIDGLVVSSDGNLLDALAAAIKVALSDTGIPKVNVSVNAASDEEPEVDVSDEEFLQFDTSSVPVIITLTKVGRHYIVDANSEEESQMSSAVSVSVNRHGQICGLTKRGGAGLDPSVIFDMISVAKHVSQQFISLLDSEIAAAEAEEAEC; encoded by the exons ATGCGCTCCTCTTCTCACGAGTTCTCGAGACCTAACTT GACGATGGTGGGTCTCTCTGAAGGGGAGAAGCACTTCATCCGCGGCGGCATTGCGCAGGACCTTCGCACTGATGGACGTAAGCGACTACAGTTCCGGGCCCTCTCCGTCCAAACTGGAGTCATTCCACAG GCGAATGGCTCAGCGCGTGTTAGATTGGGGGCCACTGAAATAATTGCTAGCGTCAAG GCTGAACTTGGAAAACCAAGCATTCTTCACCCTGACAAAGGAAAAGTTTCCATTTTTGTTGACTGTAGTCCAACCGCTGAGCCTATGTTTGAG ggtagaGGTTCTGAAGAATTGTCTGCTGAGCTCTCTGTTTCCCTGCAAAGATGCTTGCTGGGTGGTAAAAGTGGTGCTG GTGCTGCAATTGATCTGTCGTCCCTAATTGTTGTTGAGGGAAAGGTCTGCTGGGATCTGTACATTGATGGGCTTGTGGTCAGTTCTGATGGTAATTTGCTAGATGCGCTAGCTGCTGCGATAAAG GTTGCTTTGAGTGATACAGGTATACCAAAAGTTAATGTTTCTGTTAATGCTGCATCTGACGAGGAGCCTGAAGTTGATGTAAGCGATGAGGAATTTCTGCAGTTCGACACCTCCAGTGTGCCTGTTATTATTACATTAACCAAG GTGGGTCGGCACTACATCGTTGACGCCAACTCAGAGGAAGAATCCCAGATGAGTTCAGCAGTGTCGGTATCAGTCAACAGGCATGGCCAGATATGCGGGCTTACCAAGAGGGGAGGTGCAGGGCTGGACCCAAGCGTCATCTTCGATATGATATCTGTCGCCAAGCATGTCAGCCAGCAGTTCATCTCTCTCTTGGATTCAGAGATTGCTGCTGCCGAAGCTGAAGAGGCTGAGTGTTGA
- the LOC136520927 gene encoding uncharacterized protein At2g02148 isoform X2, protein MNGSYTSSISLHDVSVDDGQSALDNSSRASSPFDILTPQDVIPIETASQVDGKSNKRKQQEVRYEGDPRVALPLMYIANLYETLVSDVNVRLAALIGFHEKTIGLALEASGGLYRKLTQRFPKRGHCSFKRRELATSHATRTKFPELVVQEEKRVRFVVINGLAIVERPENMRMEDAEWFKRLTGRSEVAICSRDYKFYSPRHKIRRSPQAAFDIPDTSALAEDENSSLVCSSGFRSPNEIQNQHQSTSKRPIEHLENQPFLHLFHQAEDESMQQVQHCTQFPPIHQCTSTPHLLVSDNPQHQQQAYLSQHISCLQVGQGHLGGRMHIIPTSPAKFCDECGSPYLRATSKFCSECGTKRLGM, encoded by the exons ATGAATGGATCATATACTAGCTCGATAAGCCTCCATGATGTCAGTGTCGACGATGGACAGTCCGCTCTTGATAACAGCAGCAGAGCTTCTAGTCCTTTTGATATCCTGACTCCTCAAG ATGTTATCCCTATTGAAACGGCAAG CCAGGTGGATGGTAAATCAAACAAGAGAAAGCAGCAGGAGGTTCGATATGAGGGTGACCCAAGGGTTGCTTTGCCATTGATGTATATAGCAAACTTGTACGAAACCTTGGTGAGTGATGTCAATGTGCGTCTTGCGGCGTTGATTGGGTTCCATGAGAAAACTATAGGTCTAGCTCTTGAAGCTTCAGGTGGCTTGTACAGGAAACTGACTCAGAGGTTCCCAAAGAGAG GCCACTGCAGCTTCAAGAGGAGGGAGTTAGCAACTTCTCATGCAACTAGGACAAAGTTTCCTGAACTTGTGGTACAAGAAGAAAAACGAGTTCGTTTTGTTGTAATTAATGGATTGGCGATCGTAGAGAGGCCAGAAAATATGAGAATGGAAGATGCGGAATG GTTCAAAAGATTGACTGGTCGAAGTGAAGTTGCTATTTGCTCAAGAGATTATAAATTCTATTCACCCCGGCATAAGATCAGGCGCTCCCCGCAGGCAGCATTTGACATCCCTGATACAAGT GCTTTGGCGGAGGATGAGAACTCTTCATTGGTTTGTTCTTCAGGATTCCGCTCACCAAATGAG ATACAAAATCAGCATCAGTCAACATCAAAGAGACCTATCGAACATCTAGAAAATCAaccttttttacaccttttccatCAAGCAGAGGATGAGAGCATGCAGCAAGTTCAACATTGTACTCAGTTCCCACCCATTCACCAATGTACGAGCACTCCACATCTGTTAGTATCAGATAATCCCCAACACCAGCAGCAGGCTTATTTATCTCAGCATATATCTTGCTTGCAAGTTGGGCAAGGTCATCTTGGAGGACGCATGCATATTATT CCAACCAGCCCGGCGAAGTTCTGCGATGAGTGTGGCTCCCCATATTTAAGGGCGACATCGAAGTTCTGCTCAGAGTGTGGTACCAAGAGGCTAGGGATGTGA